CTGACGAGCAGTGACGAGACGGCAGCTATCGTAGAGGCGTCCCCCAAAAAACCTGGATCGCTGTGGCGCAACCGCGATTATTTGCTGCTCTGGAGCGGGCAGACGGTTTCGAGCTTTGGGACGCAAATCTCTGGCTTCGCCTTCCCGCTGCTGGTGCTGTTTCTGACCGGCTCGCCTGGGCAGGCGGGCCTGGTTGGCGCGGCGCGCTCGGTTCCGTACATCTTTTTGAGTCTGCCGGTGGGCGCGCTGATTGATCGCTGGGACCGCAAGCGCGTGATGATTCTGTGTGACGCCGGGCGCGCGCTCATCCTGGGGAGCATTCCGCTGGCCTACGCCATCTGGGGGACAGCGCCAATCTGGCAGCTTTATCTGGCGGCGCTGACGGAGGGTACGCTTTTCGTCCTCTTTAATATTGCCGAAGTGGCCTGCCTGCCGCGCGTGGTCCCCCAGGAGCAGTTGCCGGCTGCCGTTGGGCAGAATCAGGCGTCGGAGATCACCGCTGTGCTGGCTGGCTCACCGCTGGGCGGCGCGCTCTATGCGGCGAGCCAGTTGCTCCCGTTTCTGGCCGATGCCATCTCCTACGCGGCCTCGGTGGTCTCGCTCTTTTTTATTCGGACGGCGTTTCAAGGCGAGCGCACCGCCGAGCGGCGTCGGCTGCGCGTGGAGATCGGCGCGGGATTGCGCTGGCTCTGGAATCAGCCGCTCATCCGCTTTATGGCGTTTCTGACCGGCGGCCTCAACTTTACGAACGGTGTGACACTGGTGGTCATTATCATCGCGCAGCGCCAGGGCGTCTCCGCGCCGGTCATTGGCTTGATCTTCGCTGTCGGCGCGATTGGCGGCGTCCTTGGCTCTATGGCCGGGCCATTCTTCCAGAAGCGGTTCAGCTTTGGCGCGGTGATCATCGCTACCGTCTGGATTCAGGCGGTGGCCTGGCTGTTCTACGTGTTTCAGCCCCAGGTCTTGCTGCTGGGCGT
The Ktedonobacterales bacterium DNA segment above includes these coding regions:
- a CDS encoding MFS transporter, whose amino-acid sequence is MLTSSDETAAIVEASPKKPGSLWRNRDYLLLWSGQTVSSFGTQISGFAFPLLVLFLTGSPGQAGLVGAARSVPYIFLSLPVGALIDRWDRKRVMILCDAGRALILGSIPLAYAIWGTAPIWQLYLAALTEGTLFVLFNIAEVACLPRVVPQEQLPAAVGQNQASEITAVLAGSPLGGALYAASQLLPFLADAISYAASVVSLFFIRTAFQGERTAERRRLRVEIGAGLRWLWNQPLIRFMAFLTGGLNFTNGVTLVVIIIAQRQGVSAPVIGLIFAVGAIGGVLGSMAGPFFQKRFSFGAVIIATVWIQAVAWLFYVFQPQVLLLGVILAVIWVTGPVYNVVQFSYRIALIPDELQGRVNSVFRLLAFGFQPLGLALTGLLLQWADVVPTVLIFGACLIGLALATTLNPHVRHARPLEEVKAE